The genomic window ACATGTACAACTCGACCGGGGAGATCATCGCCATGGCGCGGGTCGCCGCGCGCTGGGGCGGGACGTACTTTACCCACCAGCGCTCGGAGGGGAACCGGATCGACTCCTCGATGGAGGAGGTCTTCCGGATCGCGCGCGAGGCCCACATCCCCGCCAACATCTGGCACTTCAAGACGGCCTACCAGCGCAACTGGGGAAAGATGGCCGGGGAGCTTTCGAAGATCCGGCAGGCGCGGGCGCAGGGCCTCGACGTGGCGGCGAACCAGTATCCCTGGACGGCCGCGATGAACGGCCTCGACGCCTGCCTCCCGCCGTGGATGCGCGAGGGCGGGCGCGACAAGGAGCTCGCCCGGCTGAAGGACCCCGCGCTCCGGAAGAAGGGGCGCGACGAGATGCTGAAGGACTCCGACGAGTGGGAGAACCAGTATCTCGGCTCGGGCGGCCCGTCCGGCGTCCTGCTGACGACGGTGATCGACCCGTCGCTCAAGAAATACGAGGGGAAGACGATCGAAGAGATCGCGAAGGAAGAGCAGAAGGACCCGGTCGACGCGCTGATGGACCTCGTTCTCGCGGACAAGGCGAATTCCTACTGCATCACGTTCATCGCCGGCGACGACGACGTGAAGGCCGCGATCCGGGACCCCTGGGTCGCGTTCTGCACCGACTCCTCGGCGGAGGCCGAGGACGGGATCCTCTCCCAGGAAAAGTCGCACCCGCGCGGCTGGGCTTCGACGGCGCGGCTCCTCGCCAAGTACGTTCGGGACGAGAAGGTGCTGCCGCTCGAGACCGCGGTCTACAAGATGACCGGGCTCTCCGCGTCACGCGCCCACATCTGGGACCGCGGTCTCCTCCGGCCGGGCATGGCGGCCGACGTCGTCGCGTTGGACCTCGCGAACGTGAAGGTGAACTCGACGTTCGAGAATCCGGTGCACTACTCGTCGGGATTCCCGTACGTCGCTGTCAACGGCGCGCTCGTCGTCGACGGCGGGCACATCACGGCGGCGCGGCCGGGGCGGATCGTTCTCGGGCCCGGAGCGGCGCGGTGATTCCCGGCGACGAACGGCGAAGGAGGAAATGGTAAAATTCTGCCATGATCACTACCATCGATTCGGCCGGACGTATCGTCATCCCCAAGGCCCTGCGCGACCGCCTCGGGCTCGGCCCGGGAGAGGCGAT from Thermoanaerobaculia bacterium includes these protein-coding regions:
- a CDS encoding D-aminoacylase, whose product is MKRTTLLVLAAAAVLGLTAAARPPATPPDDIVFEGGLIVDGTGGPSFRGDVAVRNGKISAVGSLSEARKAAAKRRIDVRALVVTPGFIDLLGQSEYNVLVDNRAASKITQGITTEVTGEGQSIAPTTPKLIAEQEDVWKHYGVRPDWTTLTGYFDAFRRKGAAINLGTFVGLGTVRQLVIGTENRRATTAELEKMESIVGEAMKEGALGVSTSLQYVPDMYNSTGEIIAMARVAARWGGTYFTHQRSEGNRIDSSMEEVFRIAREAHIPANIWHFKTAYQRNWGKMAGELSKIRQARAQGLDVAANQYPWTAAMNGLDACLPPWMREGGRDKELARLKDPALRKKGRDEMLKDSDEWENQYLGSGGPSGVLLTTVIDPSLKKYEGKTIEEIAKEEQKDPVDALMDLVLADKANSYCITFIAGDDDVKAAIRDPWVAFCTDSSAEAEDGILSQEKSHPRGWASTARLLAKYVRDEKVLPLETAVYKMTGLSASRAHIWDRGLLRPGMAADVVALDLANVKVNSTFENPVHYSSGFPYVAVNGALVVDGGHITAARPGRIVLGPGAAR